A genome region from Cucumis sativus cultivar 9930 chromosome 4, Cucumber_9930_V3, whole genome shotgun sequence includes the following:
- the LOC101216146 gene encoding probable anion transporter 5, which yields MLMMKIPKRYWIVLLTFICTSVCYVERVGFSIAYTFAADAVGVDQSSKGTILSTFYYGYACSQVPGGWAAQKIGGKRVLLISFILWSLTCALVPLDPSRVMVLVIARLLVGVAQGFIFPSIHTVLAQWVPPHERSRSVSLTTSGMYLGAAAGMLILPSLVKYRGPQSVFATEALLGATWSVLWLKYASDPPRSEHPKAAAAGFGESLLPIKGNQKVKVENGGTSTRTSNIPWKKILLSLPVWAIVVNNFTFHYALYVLMNWLPTYFELGLQLSLQEMGSSKMLPYLNMFLFSNIGGIAADHLVTKRILSVTRTRKFLNTIGFAVASLALMAIPIFRTSGGAIFCSSVALGFLALGRAGFAVNHMDIAPRYAGIVMGVSNTAGTLAGIIGVDLTGKLLEAAKATNSDLSSPESWRAVFSIPGLLCILSSIVFLLFSTGERIFD from the coding sequence AtgttaatgatgaaaattcCAAAACGTTATTGGATCGTTCTTTTAACCTTCATCTGCACCTCTGTTTGTTATGTGGAACGTGTTGGCTTCTCAATTGCTTATACCTTTGCAGCTGATGCTGTGGGGGTAGACCAGTCGAGCAAAGGCACTATTCTTTCAACCTTTTACTATGGATATGCCTGTTCACAGGTTCCTGGAGGATGGGCCGCTCAAAAAATTGGAGGGAAAAGGGTTCTTCTGATCTCGTTTATTTTATGGTCCCTGACCTGTGCATTAGTCCCACTTGATCCAAGTCGGGTGATGGTCTTGGTAATCGCTCGGTTGCTTGTTGGTGTGGCACAAGGCTTCATCTTCCCTTCAATCCACACTGTTTTAGCACAGTGGGTTCCTCCTCACGAGAGATCTCGATCTGTTTCTCTTACAACCTCTGGAATGTACCTAGGAGCTGCTGCTGGAATGCTTATCCTTCCGAGCCTGGTGAAGTATCGAGGGCCTCAGTCAGTATTTGCTACTGAGGCATTGTTAGGTGCCACATGGTCTGTACTTTGGCTCAAGTATGCAAGCGACCCTCCACGTTCTGAACATCCCAAAGCTGCTGCAGCAGGTTTTGGTGAATCTTTGCTGCCAATCAAAGGAAACCAGAAGGTAAAAGTTGAGAATGGTGGAACTTCAACACGAACCTCAAACATTCCATGGAAGAAAATCTTGTTGAGCTTGCCAGTTTGGGCAATCGTTGTAAACAATTTTACCTTCCATTATGCATTATATGTGTTGATGAACTGGCTGCCTACTTACTTTGAGCTTGGTCTCCAACTTAGCCTTCAGGAGATGGGTTCTTCTAAGATGTTGCCTTACCTTAACATGTTCTTATTCTCGAATATCGGTGGGATAGCTGCTGATCACTTGGTCACTAAAAGAATTTTATCTGTTACTAGAACCCGGAAATTCTTGAATACAATAGGCTTTGCTGTAGCATCCCTAGCACTGATGGCTATCCCTATCTTCAGAACATCTGGTGGGGCTATCTTCTGCTCATCTGTGGCTCTTGGTTTCTTAGCTTTAGGGAGAGCAGGATTTGCTGTTAATCATATGGATATTGCTCCTCGATATGCCGGTATCGTTATGGGAGTCTCCAACACTGCTGGTACGTTAGCTGGTATTATCGGGGTCGATTTAACCGGCAAACTTCTTGAAGCTGCGAAGGCTACCAATTCAGATCTCTCCAGTCCAGAAAGCTGGAGAGCAGTTTTCTCCATACCAGGCTTGCTCTGCATTCTTAGCTCTATTGTATTTTTGCTCTTCTCAACGGGCGAGAGAATTTTTGA
- the LOC101216389 gene encoding BRASSINOSTEROID INSENSITIVE 1-associated receptor kinase 1 — MSVMFSSSSSSLWFIFWLGFVSLLSANPEGDALNALKSNLQDPNGVLQSWDPTLVNPCTWFHVTCDSENSVTRVDLGNANLSGTLVPQLGDLHNLQYLELYSNNINGEIPMEIGFLTNLVSLDLYLNNLTGHIPSTLGGLQKLRFLRLNNNSLSGTIPMSLTNVKSLQVLDLSYNKLTGDIPVNGSFSLFTPISFVHNDLNESTVRTPPPPLPSSPSPISGNSATGAIAGGVAAAAALLFAAPAVAVALWRRKKPQDHFFDVPAEEDPEVHLGQLKRFSLRELQVATDHFSNKHILGRGGFGKVYKGRLADGSLVAVKRLKEERSQGGELQFQTEVEMISMAVHRNLLRLRGFCMTPTERLLVYPFMVNGSVASCLRERPDAQPPLNWLNRKRIALGAARGLAYLHDHCDPKIIHRDVKAANILLDEEYEAVVGDFGLAKLMDYKDTHVTTAVRGTIGHIAPEYLSTGKSSEKTDVFGYGVMLLELITGQRAFDLARLANDDDVMLLDWVKGLLKDKRLETLVDPDLAGKYPDDEVEQLIQVALLCTQGTPTERPKMSEVVRMLEGDGLAERWEEWQKEERFHQDLSRNPHPSTTWILDSTAEIPPDELSGPR; from the exons ATGTCGGTGATGTTCAGTTCTTCGTCCTCTTCTCTGTGGTTCATTTTCTGGCTGGGTTTTGTTTCCTTGCTCTCTGCTAATCctgaag GTGATGCTTTGAATGCATTGAAGTCAAATTTACAAGATCCCAACGGTGTATTACAGAGTTGGGATCCTACTCTTGTTAATCCTTGCACATGGTTCCATGTCACCTGTGACAGTGAGAATAGTGTCACTCGAGT TGACCTTGGAAATGCCAATCTATCTGGCACGTTGGTTCCACAACTTGGCGATCTTCATAATTTGCAATATTT GGAGCTTTACAGTAACAATATTAATGGAGAAATTCCAATGGAGATTGGGTTTTTGACCAACCTGGTGAGCTTGGATCTTTACTTGAACAATTTAACTGGTCACATACCATCCACACTTGGCGGGCTTCAAAAACTGCGTTTCCT GCGTCTTAACAACAACAGCTTATCGGGAACCATTCCAATGTCATTAACTAATGTTAAATCCTTGCAAGTCCT GGATCTTTCATACAACAAGCTAACTGGAGATATCCCGGTCAAtggttcattttctctttttaccCCTATCAG TTTTGTTCATAATGACCTTAATGAATCTACTGTGCGTACTCCACCACCTCCTCTACCTTCTTCACCAAGCCCCATATCAG GCAATAGTGCCACTGGAGCTATTGCTGGTGGagttgctgctgctgctgctttACTCTTTGCTGCTCCTGCTGTTGCTGTTGCTTTGTGGCGTCGGAAGAAACCACAAGATCATTTCTTTGATGTACCTG CCGAAGAGGATCCAGAAGTTCATCTTGGTCAGCTCAAGAGATTCTCTCTTCGTGAACTACAAGTTGCAACAGATCATTTTAGCAACAAACATATTCTGGGTAGAGGTGGTTTTGGCAAGGTCTATAAGGGACGGTTGGCTGATGGATCTCTAGTGGCAGTGAAAAGACTCAAAGAGGAGCGTTCACAGGGTGGGGAGCTGCAATTCCAAACAGAAGTGGAGATGATAAGCATGGCTGTGCATCGTAATCTGCTCCGCCTGCGTGGCTTTTGTATGACACCTACTGAGCGGTTGTTGGTCTATCCATTTATGGTTAACGGAAGTGTAGCATCATGTTTGAGAG AACGTCCAGACGCACAACCTCCGCTTAATTGGTTGAATCGAAAACGTATTGCTTTGGGAGCGGCAAGGGGGCTTGCTTATCTACATGATCATTGTGATCCTAAGATCATTCATCGTGATGTGAAAGCTGCAAACATTTTACTTGACGAGGAGTATGAAGCTGTTGTTGGTGATTTTGGGTTGGCTAAACTCATGGACTACAAAGATACTCATGTCACAACTGCAGTACGTGGAACAATTGGCCATATAGCTCCTGAATACCTTTCGACGGGAAAATCTTCTGAAAAGACTGATGTTTTTGGGTATGGGGTAATGCTTCTTGAACTCATAACTGGACAGAGGGCCTTTGATCTTGCCCGGCTTGcaaatgatgatgatgtcATGCTTCTTGATTGG GTGAAAGGACTTCTGAAAGACAAGAGGTTGGAAACACTAGTTGATCCAGATCTTGCGGGGAAATATCCCGATGATGAAGTCGAGCAGCTTATACAAGTTGCCTTGTTGTGCACACAAGGCACTCCTACAGAACGGCCTAAGATGTCAGAGGTTGTACGGATGCTTGAGGGTGATGGTTTAGCTGAAAGATGGGAAGAATGGCAGAAAGAGGAGCGGTTTCATCAAGATCTAAGCCGCAATCCCCACCCAAGTACGACTTGGATTCTTGACTCTACTGCTGAAATTCCTCCTGATGAATTGTCTGGTCCAAGATGA